In one window of Terriglobia bacterium DNA:
- a CDS encoding PilZ domain-containing protein — MNFLSIRARVRQQFSNSTDETVLPELTSTYVRERRRSQRSEVETLVAAVTKSGSRFQGYCRNLSREGTAAIIWGELEVGEEVCLAFRSLGSEQETIIPAIVRNSVSHRYGFEFTVRDEAELHSLLTEACRIEATYS; from the coding sequence AGCATCAGGGCCCGGGTTCGACAGCAGTTCTCGAACAGCACCGACGAAACAGTCCTACCGGAACTCACATCCACCTATGTAAGAGAGCGGCGCCGCAGCCAGCGTAGCGAAGTTGAAACTCTGGTAGCCGCGGTCACGAAGAGCGGATCTCGTTTTCAGGGTTACTGCCGCAATCTGAGCCGCGAGGGAACAGCGGCCATCATCTGGGGGGAATTAGAAGTCGGCGAAGAAGTTTGTCTGGCATTTCGCTCCCTGGGCAGCGAGCAGGAAACAATCATTCCCGCAATCGTACGGAATTCCGTTTCTCACCGCTATGGATTCGAGTTCACGGTACGAGATGAGGCCGAGCTTCACAGTTTGCTCACGGAAGCGTGCCGCATCGAAGCAACCTACTCTTGA